The Vigna unguiculata cultivar IT97K-499-35 chromosome 11, ASM411807v1, whole genome shotgun sequence genomic sequence TAGAACATTCGGGGGAGCTTGTAAAAAGGAGAAAGCGACAAGTAGTTAGGTTATATGTATACATCATGCTTGGCCCAGCCAAAAAAAGTATACAAAAGCCTAAACAGAAACGCATAAGAAGTCAATAATTCTAACTCATTATGCAAAGCTTGATTatcaagaaagaaaaagagggtTAGGAATATGGACAAATTGAGAGCTGTATTATTTCATGATAAATGATATAATGGTTCTTTGAAATCAACCTATATAATTCTTTGGTACCATGATTATGTTTAATGAATGTCGTTGTTCAGTCTCATAATCTATTACTTATCAGCAACGTGGGCACCCCCTAAAATGGTCCTACCATGACACATCACTGTCTATCTGTCATTACTCGAAAACCTGTTCAATGGTCTCCATAAGAAAAATCCCTTCATGACATGTTATCTTACATATATATGATGTTATACTATAGAGTATAGACAATTATGTAAAAATCAAAGCCAAATATGTGATCATGGCACATTTGGTATCTAGTAGTGATGCCACCCCTTTCCAAAACAAAGTGCATCAATTATCACAATACACTATAGGTACTCatgttatattttctttcttgttttataaacatctaaaataatcatttatagctgaaggaaaaatagttttataaactATATGATTAGAAACTGAAGAAGAAAAacagtatatatattatatgcatAATAAATATCTATCAAACGGtgtatttatatcattttcttttttatttgttcccATTTGTTTAGGGTTCAATGAATTAGACAGAGAACCATAACTTCCGGAATTGACAAATGAAAACCCATCACCCCCACATGCCGCTGGGTTTCTTGCAGAGAGATTTAAGATCTACGCATTTAATCAAACACTTTCCTTCAACTTTGTTTCACCCATACTTTCTTTGGAACCatttcataaaagaaagaaaaaaaatccctAAAAATACacaagatatatattttataaacctTTACGTCAACTTTAacgttaattattttataaaccatTTCTTACGATATCTATAatataacacatttttttatattatttttaacgttgattgttttcttttctttaatgaTCAATCACAGAAAAATTCGTACTACCAACAACCAATCAAAAAGTAAATAACTGCAATTCCTGCTCCAACAACAACCGTTCCAAATCAATCAACAACCTATGGGGTGCCCCTCTATCTTATGtgtttcaaaattcaaaaaacaaaaacaagccCAAATAAATAACAATCTCTTCTTGCAGAGTTTTTTTGTCAGTTGAAAAAACATGGAacaaatagtataaaaaaattggtccagaatattgaagaaacagagatagaaaagaaagaaaatgcaGTGAACAgagaaaggaaaaggaaaaggaaagaaaagtaATGATTAATGTATATACCTGAATAGGTGTGAGGTGTCTAAGGTAGAACATTTCAGCAGTTTCAGGAACTCCGTTAATGGTTCTCCCCATCCTCGCACACACATGGGAATCCCTAATGCATGACCCTATCTTCCCCCAGTAGCTATCACTCGCCACGCGCTCCTCCAACCACCCCGAATAGTCCTCCAAGTAGTACTCCGAATACGCCCGGTTCATCACCCTCCGACCCGACCCTTTGTCCGTCACCACGTACGCGAATATGATGAACCCGATCAGCACCGCAATCACCACGAACATCACCACCAGGTACAGCCGCATCAGAAACGTGTTCCGGTAACACGCGCCGGCGAAACCCGCCAGCGACACCACCATGATGCTCACTCCGATTATTATCAACGGCCACTGCAGGAACTTCAGACAGTCCGTGTTGTTCGCTCTGCTGCTCAGCCATATCCCACCACCTAGGATCGGAACCGACAACAGAAACGTTAGGAAGTTCAGCACACCGATCAGGTGGTTGCTTGTTCTCATCTtacaatcttcttcttcttcttcgttcttattttttttttcttatcttcttctgtTCCTTTCTTAAGCTCAGAAAATAGAGTTATGACAGTAGTAATGGAGGCTTGTGTTGTATTTATTAGATGCAGTTTGTGTTGTAAccatgaaatgaaatgaaagaagtgtttttttcttttttaattatggaGTCTCGTAATGTTTTGACTATCCCAGTTGCGAGCGCGTGAGGAAAAGGATACTCGCTGCTGATGTTGGACACGTGTGCTGTTCAATGCTTAAATGACTGAAATAGCCTCGTTCATTTTGAAAGTCCGTGGCTCTTGGTCCCTTCTTTGggatgttaaataaataaatatatttatataaaatcatttaGCTTTTTCCAAAAATGGTCGGTGGAATATACATCCAAACAATGAGTTTAACTCCGTTTTTCGTGGACGAAtccaaacaacaaaattaataaatagaaaacaagagtttataaaaatttgaattaaattaggTTATGTGTTGGCTACCCTTGTTAGGTGTGTCGTGGTTTTAGATCTTGTCCACtgtaataaaaacaaaacaataaataattttataacaaattgtGTCAAAACGGGAAAAGTgggaaaataattaaacatgtgGAAAGAGATCATGTTTGAACGGAAAAATGTATTAATGATATAAACAAGattaattcattaataatatCTTTATAACACTGAcgtttagtaaaaaaaaaatatctgttCTTTTGAAAGGAATAAAAATTTTCTATTATGGATTACGTCTTATAAGATTCCCCTTTCAGTGTAAATGGAGATTGCtgtagaatattattatttttttgcatTCTTCGGGTGAAACCGTGAGATTTTGGTGTGAGAGGGATGTGAATGGAGTGGAAATGATATCATAATAGTTTTttcgtattttatttttggataaatatttgttttatattcgTATTTATATTTGTACGGTTATTTGTTATGcgaatattcatatattttttcaatatttattaatatctataagtatttataacaagaaaaatttaatttttagtaacaaattttaactataaattcaaataaaaatacaatacataatatttataaatttcaaacaaaatgaaatacaaataatttatttaaataatgttgaatgataatttataaataaataaaattttaattattttttgtatttaaattaaagtacaataaatataaatattcacgaatataaatattatatgtcTCATTAATAcgtgaatataaaaaatattcatattcattactcgaatttttattttcaattgcgAATTTTATCTATAAACATATGTGATATGAATTTTGTTGGTATCCCTAACGTGAGGAAAGTTACCAATAAGCGTTAATGGTTCATTCACCGATAACGCGCTGTACAGTAGCCAAACAAGTCCTTTGTACTCTCTTCTATGGTTTATGCATAAAGCATTATTTCCCGCGACAAATACGGAGTTTCAAAATGcgtaatattttttcaaatgatagaattgacaagaaaaaaaaattggaaagatTTGTAAATGATtttgatagataaaaaaatattttaattgaaattaacttaaaaaaaatgtgattggtcgaaaataatttaaaataagaagtGAGTGATTAGTTCATCTTAAAagaagttttaattaattaaattaaattgtgatTTGTTAAACATTTCCATAATTAATGCTTCTCCTCCTTAGCAATATAGTCTTCATTTCTTGAAAAATCTCTCGCTTTTCAGGAATAATACTcgtatgaaaacaaaaacaattataaagatACTCCTAAaatctaaacaaaaaatatcattacaaAGTAAAATTTAGTTAGCATGCATACTTAAAAAGTATACGGAatctactaattttaatttttagtacaTAGTGATTAACATGATGtatgattataattttgaattattaattctATTGTATAAAAGTTAGTTTAAAAGGATTTTTAAACATAAGATTTAATAGTGATTTAGCTTTCTTGGTTTTGTTCATTTtagtctttttattatttttgttggtaAATTTAATTCTCAAATCTTTCAAAAAGGTTCGATTTGGATATTCTATTGTTTGAAAAgcttcaatatttaaaaaaaaatgttcctatatttaaaattttgattcaatttatttttcctattttttaaaataattttcaatttgagaccaagttagtaattaattttaattacaacttatatatacatactaaaaaaaatatttatacaccAAATCACTTCAtctaaatatacaaaatttgagtatttaggtgAAGTTTTAAAAGAAATGATTTAAGTAGTCAGGTGGAGTGAgttgatgtataaattataaaaattatttttaacatgtatatataacttgtaattaaggttaattactaatttgattTCGAATTGGAAGACAtgaaatttgatcattttttatcattttaaaatataggagggctaaattaaatcaaaattttaattagagagactaaattgaaaagttttaaaaggttaaacctttttaaaatttggaagaTCAAattggatatttttaaaaaataaaggactaaattgaatctaaAAATAATAGGACAACCAAAATGAAACaaaccaacaaaataaaatactaaattactaattaagctTAAACATAATATCAACTAAAATTACCTAAGTTATTTCCTCGtgcattttcattattttaaacagtatactaattgtattttattctttttctagtgaaataatttttaggtacatttcttcgaaactttataacGGAGAACCGTGTTCAACTTTATGTATATAAGAACTTCTTAGATCATGAATAATCGTAGTATTGATAGATAGAATTGATCTTTAACTCAATTAGAGGAAGAAATTattgatagaaaaaaagaagagattGTTTTATAGTagaacataattaattaatttaccaATAATCGAACGAGATTATTTGACAGAGTAAAAAGCTAAGTGCATCtctaaatttttcttaaaacttatacaatatatttttggaAATTCATAACTTTTACTATGAATGTATAATTGCtcataaaaaggaaattaaataaacatcGGATACGTCATGTAAAACATTCCCGAGTTCGGTTTATCTACGGGATAAAACTGATAAATGGGTTTGAATTTACAAGTCAACTTGGTTCATTATGGGTTTGAGTTAAGttagattaaaattttcttacaaattttaatacgagttgatttttgacccgatTTACTTAGAACTCGGTTCATCCGGGTTGAACTTGTGAGCCGGGTTGGTTCACCAACCCTTAAATAAAGGATCACACAAGTGTTTTATGTTAAGTTGGGATTTGTATTTAGGTTatgctaagttgtttttttaaccatataatttgtatttttgtaatttgttttttatttagtatttagattttaattagaattagaatttagttttgactagaaaaaaaattgcattttttttaattaggtgAGTCCGTTAGTTAACCCGTTTAATGCACCAACTCGTAATGAGTCAGaccaagtttaaaaaaaaatttcgcTAATAAATAAATCGGATTGGATTCACTCACTAAATAATGAACTCGTCTAGAAAAAAGTGACGTGGTGCTTTTCCAAAACGGTGCCGTTGCAGTTTTAATGATAACATAAAACGGTAACTTTTCATTTATGCACCGTTTCTAAAATTGGAAGAAATATATCTTGGAGGTTCTTTGTAATGTAGCCCCACTCTTGAATGAGCAAGTGAAAAAGCAAAGGTGGCTTCTGGTTACCATGAAATTGGAGTCAGATTCGGCAGTTTCTGGTAACGATGAGTTCGAGACTGGAATTGGGGCCAACAATGtctgggtacgagattataatTGGGGCCAGCAGTGGGTTCTGGTAACCCTTCACAATTGAAATTGGGGTTCTGTTAAGTAACTCTTCACAGTTGAAATTAGGGTTGCAGTGATGTTGTCTTTGTAACCCTTTTAAGTTCTCCTTCTGATCGAAAAGGTTTTTCAAGTTTCAGTTAACAAGGCTAAATTGTTAAAACTTTTTGCCCAGAGTTTCTTGTTTTGAAATATGTCTTGATATGAGTTTCTTGTTTTGATCTTCAAGCGTTACACGTGATTGCAGTGCTTATAGAATTCTCATATATGATTCTTGGAAGTATAAATGCTGATAGTAGGTAATGTGAATTTTATggattcattttttatttattatatttttatc encodes the following:
- the LOC114169857 gene encoding tetraspanin-3, with translation MRTSNHLIGVLNFLTFLLSVPILGGGIWLSSRANNTDCLKFLQWPLIIIGVSIMVVSLAGFAGACYRNTFLMRLYLVVMFVVIAVLIGFIIFAYVVTDKGSGRRVMNRAYSEYYLEDYSGWLEERVASDSYWGKIGSCIRDSHVCARMGRTINGVPETAEMFYLRHLTPIQSGCCKPPTECGYVYQNETVWNLGSGLMGANADCTRWSNDQELLCYTCNSCKAGVLASLKKSWRKVSVINIVVMILLVIVYIVAYAAYRNNKRMDNDEPYGEARMTKAQPSAFHL